In Bacteroidota bacterium, the genomic stretch AACTGCGATGTCTGGTATGTTCTACTTGACACATATTTTTTAATTCGTAATTGACAGTTTCAATCAAAGCTCTTTTCTTTAAAAGAATGTTATCCCTTATAAGCATTAGGCT encodes the following:
- a CDS encoding transposase, translated to SLMLIRDNILLKKRALIETVNYELKNMCQVEHTRHRSFANFITNLLSTLITYSFFPKKPSLNIEIIDNLA